In the genome of Pseudomonas sp. Teo4, the window AGCCCAGGCCGCGAGCGGCAGGCTGAGTGCGAGGACGGTTACTACACGGCGGCACATACGCATAAGAACTTACTTACGCAGTTCTACGCGACGGTTCTGAGCCCAGGACTGCTCGTCGTTGCCGGTGGCAACTGGACGCTCTTCGCCGTAGGAAACCAGTTCCAGCTGAGCAGGGGAAACACCCTGCAGAACCAGGTAGCGCTGAACGGCCTTGGCACGACGCTCACCCAGAGCCATGTTGTACTCGCGGGTGCCGCGCTCGTCGGTGTTGCCTTCCAGAACAACGCGGTTGCCGTTGGCTTTCAGGTCCTTGGCGTGAACGTCCAGGGCGCGCATGGCTTCTGGCTTCAGATCCGAGCTGTCGTATTCGAAGTAGAAGGTGGTGATTGCGCGCAGGGCAGCTTCTTCGCTCAGGGAGCCGTCGACAGCGCCAGTGTTGGCACCGTAGCCAGCGTTCGGGTCAACAGCGCCTTCACCAGCGTTGTCACCGCCCTTCGAGGAGCAACCTACAGCTACGGCCATGGCCAGAGCCAGCGCAGCAAATTTACCAAACTTCAGCATTTCCATCGTGAAACTCCTAATGAAACCCCAGTGTGTTAAGCAAAAGTATTACGCCGCAATCAGTTCAGGTAAGGGGACCAGGACGGTTCTCTGACTTCGCCTTGAGCGGTAGGAAGTGGGAGCCTCACGCGGCCATTAAGCGACACGAGCATCAAGACTCCCCGGCCCTGCTGGCGGGTGGCGTAGATTAGCATGGTGCCGTTTGGCGCAACAGTGGGAGACTCATCAAGACTTGTTTCCGAGAGAATCTTTACACTTCCACGTTGCAGGTCTTGTGCAGCCACTTTGAAGTTGGTGAAGCCCTGCTGACGATGAATCATGACCAGGGTCTTTTCATCCGCCGAAAGTTTCGGGTTGGCGTTGTAGTTACCCACGAAAGTTACGCGCTCAGCACCACCACCACCGACCGACTGCTTGTAGATCTGCGGTTTGCCGCCACGGTCGGAGGTGAAGTACAGGGTGTTGCCGTCTTTACCCCAGAACGGTTCGGTATTGATGCCTGGGCCGGCAGTGACGCGGCTGATCTGGCGCGAGGCGACGTTCATCACGTAGATGTCCGGGTTGCCATCCTTCGACAGAACGAACGCCAGGCGGGAGCCATCCGGCGACCAGGCCGGCGCACCGTTCAGGCCTTCGAAGTTGGTCACCTGCTCGCGGCGGCCGGTATCGATGTTCTGCACGAAGATGCGCGGGCGCTTCTGCTCGAACGAAACATAGGCGATACGCTTGCCATCCGGCGCGAAGCGCGGCGACAGGATCGGCTCACGCGACTGCAGCAGGGTCACTGCACGGGCACCGTCGTAGTCCGAACGCTGCAGCGTGTAGCGAGTGTTGTTGGCCGAGAAACGCTCAGCGGTCACGTACAGCATGCGGGTAGAGAACGCACCCTTGATGCCGGTAAGTTTCTCGAACGACTGGTCGGCAATGTAGTGCGCCATGTCGCGCAGCTGGTCAGTGCTGCCTGCCACGCTGCCGGTCAGCACTTGCTGTTCGGTGGCGACGTTGAACAGTGCGTACTGCACCTGCAGGCGACCGCCCGACGGCACGATGCTACCGACCATCACGTACTGGGCACCCAGCGCTTTCCAGTCACGGAAGATGACTTCGCTGCCCTGGGTAGGCTGGCTGATCATGTTCTGACGCGGAATCGGCGAGTAGTAGCCCGAGTTGCGCAGGTCGTTACCGATGATATCGGCCATGTCTTCTGGCAGCACACTGCCACCCTGCAGACCGAACGGCACTACCGCGATGGGCGTGGCCCGATCGCTGCCGCTGGTGACCAGGATGTTCTTTTCCTCTGCCATGGCCATACCAGCCACGCAGCAGAGCATGACCAGCATTCCTCGAAGGAGTTTAATCACAACGCTAGATCCTCAGGTGTAAATGTCATCTTGAACGAACGATAACGGTTGAAATCGCTCGGCTTCATACCCTGCATCTCGGTCAAACGACCAATGTTCTTCACTGCTGCCACCGCCGAACTGTCGAACGGACCGTCGCCACTGGACTTGATCACGTTGACACCGGTGATGGTGCCGTCCGGCAACATGTTGACCTGCAGGGTCACCGTCATGCCCTTTCGCGCGGAAGGCGGACGAGCCCAACCCTCGGCCGCGCGCAGACGGATCAGGTCGTCGAAGTCGCCGGCCACCTGGTCACCCTGCTCGTCGGCCAGGGCCTGCTGCCGCTCGGTGGTGTCGGACAACAGCTCGGCCAGTGCCTGAGCTTTCTTGTCTTCCGCTGCCTTGCGAGCCGCTTCCTGTGCCTTCTTCTTCTGGGCATCTGCCGCGGCCTTTTTCTTGGCCTCTTCAGCTGCCTTCTTCTTCGCTTCCTCGGCCACCGCTTTCTTCTTGGCGTCCTCGGCTGCTTTCTTCTTCGCCTCTTCGGCCGCCTTTTTCTTGGCGTCCTCGGCGGCTTGTTTCTTGGCTTCTTCCTCGGCCTGTTTCTTGGCCTCTTCCTCAGCCTTCTTCTTGGCGATGTCAGCCTGCTGCTTCTCAGCGGCCTTCTTCGCTTCCTCAGCCTTCTTCGACTCGGCGGCTTTCTTGGCCTCAGCGGCTTTGGCCGCTTCCTCGGCCTTCTTCGCTTCGGCGGCTTCGCGGGCCTCCTCGGCCTTTTGAGCGGCGTCGGCTTTCTTTTGTTCCGCAGCCTTCACGGCTTCCTGTTCAACCTTCTTCTGTTCCAGCTGCTCGACTTCGGTCTGGCGCGACGCGGTCTTCTTGGCTTCCCCGGCAATCTTCTGATTGGTCTGGGTGGTCGCCTGGCTCTTGGACTTGAGCTGATACAGCGTCGCCTGGACGATCGGCTTGGAAGGCGGCAGCTCAGGCGTCATCGCAAAACTGACGAACAGCATGGCAAACACCAGCACATGCAGGCCGATGGCCCAGACACTGGGCCAGAAGTAGCTTTCCGAGGCGGATGGCTCTCGCTGCTGCATCAGGGCGCCTCGGTAATCAGGCCAACGTTACCGACACCGGCCTTCTGCAACCCGCCCATGGCGCCCATGACGGCGCCGTAGTCGACAGCCTTGTCGCCACGAATGAAGACCTGGGTCTGTTTGCCCTGGTCGCGACCGGCGGCGATGATCTTAGTCACCGCGCTGGTCATTTCCGGCAAGGTCATGGCCTTGTCCATCTGCTTGTCGGTATCGACTTCACTGCCGAGGTTCCAGTAATAGGTTTTGTCGGCCTTGATGGAGATGGTCAGGACCTGGACGTTGTTGTCCTGCGGCAAGGCTTCACTGGAAACCTTGGGCAGATCGACCTTCACGCCCTGGTTGAGCATGGGGGCCGTCACCATGAAGATGACCAGCAGCACCAGCATCACGTCGATGTAGGGCACCACGTTCATCTCGGCGACCGGCTTGCGTTTGTGGCGAACTCGGGCCATGGGCTTCTACCTGATTACTCTTCGCTGGTGTGCACTTTGCGGTGCAGGATCGCCTGGAACTCGTCGGCGAAGGTGTAGTAACGGCCGATCAGCACTTCGCTGCGGGCAGCGAATCGGTTGTAGGCGATAACCGCTGGAATCGCTGCGAACAGGCCGATCGCGGTGGCGATCAGGGCCTCGGCGATACCCGGGGCAACGGTGGCCAGGGTCGCTTGCTGGGCACTGGCCAGGCCGCGGAAGGAGTTCATGATGCCCCATACGGTACCGAACAGGCCGATGTACGGGCTGGTGGAACCGACGGTGGCCAGGAACGGCAGGCTCTGCTCGAGTTTTTCTTCCTCACGGGAGATGGCGACGCGCATGGCACGACCGACACCTTCCATGACCGCGTCCGGGTCGACACCCGGCTGCTGGCGCAGACGCGAGAACTCTTTGAAGCCGGCACGGAAGACCTGCTCGACACCCGAGTCCGGGTCAGGGTTGCTGCCAGCCTGACGGTACAGCTTGGACAGGTCGATACCCGACCAGAAACGCTCCTCGAAGGCGTCCAGCGCACGACGACCGGCACGCAGCATGGTGCTGCGCTGGAAGATCATGATCCATGAAGTGACCGAGGCAGCCACCAGGGCCAGCATGACCAGCTGCACCACGATACTGGCATTGCTGACCAGACTCCACATGGAGGTATGGTCGACGACGTTAGCTTCCACGCTTATTCTCCTGCATTCGATTGAGTACCCGTGCCGTCCGCCAGGAAGGCGTCACGCAGCTCTGGGGGTATGGCCCGGGGTTTGAAAGTGTCGGCGCGCACGGCGGCCACCAGAAACTGCCCTTCGCAGAGCAGCGTTTCATCCTTTTCCCGCCAGACCTGCTGCACGAAACGCAGGCTGGCGCGATTGAGTTCAAGTACTTGCGCGGTGACCCGGAGTTCGTCATCCAAGCGCGCCGGCGCGTGATAGCGCGCTTCGCTGGAGTGGACCACGAACAGGAGGTTTTCCCCGGCCAGCTGCGCCTGAGAAAAGCCCAGGTGGCGCAACCGTTCAGTGCGCGCACGCTCCATGAATTTCAGGTAATTGACGTAATACACCACGCCACCGGCATCGGTATCCTCGTAATAGACGCGACAACGGTGTGCGAACGGTTCCAGGCCATTTTGCGCGCGCATACTCTAGTGCTTACTCCTCAGCTTGCCAATCCGCTGTGGCAACTGTTTTTTCTTCATTAATGTCTTATTGCCAGCAAGCCTGCGGCATGCCAGCGGTAGGACCACGAAAAGCCGGTTTTGATCTGTCATTCATCGGCTGGTGCGGAAAAGTCCGCTCCCTCCCCCAGCCTTCCGGGCACATTCAGGCCGAAATGCAGGTAGGCATGTCGGGTGACCACACGCCCGCGAGGGGTGCGCATGATGTAGCCCTGTTGGATCAGGTAAGGCTCAAGCACGTCCTCGATGGTATGGCGCTCTTCGCTGATGGCCGCCGCGAGGTTGTCCACGCCCACCGGGCCACCGTCGAACTTCTCGATCATGGTCAGCAGCAAACGACGGTCGGAATGGTCGAAACCACGCTCGTCGACATCCAGCAGGTTCAATGCCATGTCAGCCACGGCCTTGGTGATCTGCCCCTTGCCACGCACTTCGGCGTAGTCACGCACCCGGCGCAGCAGGCGGTTGGCGATTCGCGGGGTGCCGCGGGCGCGCCGGGCAATTTCGAAGGCGCCCTGGTCTTCTATCGAAAGGCCCAGGATATTGGCCGACCGGCTGACGATGGTTGCCAGGTCTTGGTTGTTGTAGAACTCCAGACGCTGGACGATACCGAAACGGTCACGCAACGGGTTGGTGAGCATCCCGGCGCGGGTGGTGGCGCCCACCAGGGTGAACGGCGGCAGATCGAGCTTGATCGAGCGGGCGGCGGGCCCCTCGCCGATCATGATGTCGAGCTGGAAGTCTTCCATGGCCGGGTACAACACTTCTTCGACTACCGGCGAAAGCCGGTGAATTTCGTCGATGAACAGCACGTCATGGGGCTCAAGGTTGGTCAGCATGGCCGCCAGGTCGCCTGGCCGCTCGAGAATCGGGCCCGAGGTGCTCTTGACCGACACCCCCATCTCTTGGGCGATGATGTTGGCCAAAGTGGTCTTGCCCAGCCCGGGCGGGCCGAAGATCAGGGTATGGTCAAGCGACTCGTTGCGACCGCGCGCAGCCTGGATGAACAGGGCCATCTGCTCGCGCACGACGGGCTGGCCGATGTATTCGTCCAGGCGTAACGGTCGAATCGCACGGTCCTGGACTTCTTCACGGTCGCGGCCACTGGCGGCGATCAAGCGGTCGGCTTCGATCACTTGGTAATCATCCCTTTAAGACTGCGGCGGATCAGTTCTTCGCTGCTCAGGCCAGCCTTGTCCTTGATGGCGGATACGGCCTTGCTCGCCTCCTGAGGCTTGTAGCCCAGGGAAACCAGCGCGCTGACCGCATCGGCCTCGGCACTGGATGCACCGCTGACCGGCACCGGGCCATCGGACACCAAGGTGAACATGGCCGGCGAGGTTTCCCAGGCCTTGAAGCGGTCCTTGAGCTCGACCAGCAAACGCTCGGCGGTTTTCTTGCCGACGCCGGGCACGCGCACCAGAGCGGAAGCGTCCTGAGCCTGGACACAACGCACCAGCTCATCGACCTCAAGGCCGGACATCAAGGCCAACGCCAGCTTCGGCCCTACGCCATTGAGGCGGATAAGTTCGCGAAACAGCTCGCGCTCGCGCTTTTCATGAAACCCGTACAGCAGATGCGCATCTTCGCGCACCACCAGATGGGTGTGCACGGTCACCGGCTCGCCCACCTTGGGCAGACGGTACAGCGTGGTCATTGGCACTTCCAGCTCATAGCCCACGCCATTGACGTCGATAATCAGGTGCGGCGGCTGTTTTTCCGCCAGGGTGCCACGCAAACGTCCAATCACGTTCCGATCCTTCCTCTCGGGGAGCCGATCAAAGACCGCTCAACCCTATCAGCAAAAGCAGCGGGTGAACGTTTCACCCGAGCAAAATGTGTATCAGCGCATGAAGCGCTTACAGACGCAAGCGTCCACCACGCCGCCGAGCCGTAGCCAGACCGTGGGGCACCAGGCTGGAGCGGGTATGGGCATGGCATAAGGCAATGGCCAGGGCGTCGGAAGCATCGATCTGCGGTTTTTGAGTCAGCTTGAGCAGGTGCATGACCATCATCCTCACCTGCTCCTTGTTGGCACCACCGGTACCGGCCACGGCCTGCTTGACCTGGGTGGCGCTGTACTCGGCGATTTCCAGGCCTGCCTCGGCGGCAGCGACGATCGCCGCGCCACGGGCCTGGCCGAGCTTAAGCGCAGAGTCGGCATTACGCGCCATGAACACCCGCTCGATGCCCATGGTCACCGGGCCATGCTGGCTGATGATTTCGCTTACGCCACGAAAGACGATCTGCAAACGCTCATGCAGCTCGCCACTGCCTGTGCGGATGCAGCCCGACGCCACGTACTCGCAACCACGCGCGGTTTGGCGTACCACGCCATAACCGGTGATGCGCGAGCCTGGGTCGATACCAAGAATCAGAGTCATAACACCTGCAGAGCTTTACAATTTTCACCGACCTATTCGCGGGCAAGCCCGCTCCCACATGGGTCGCACGGACACTGTGGGAGCGGGCTTGCCCGCGAATAGGCCCTCAAGGCCAAAGCAGGAACCTTAGCCAAGTTTCTCCATGATCTCGTCAGAAATCTCGGCGTTGGAATAGACGTTCTGCACGTCATCCAGGTCCTCGAGCATGTCGATCAGCTTCAGCACCTTCTCAGCGCCATCCTGGTCCAGTTCGGCACTGGTGGTCGGCTGCATGACGATTTCAGCGTCCGCGGCCTTGAAGCCAGCTTCTTCCAGGGCATTACGCACGGCATAGAAGCTGTTGAACGAGGTAAACACATCGAACGAACCATCTTCGTTGGCCACGACGTCATCGGCATCGGCCTCCATGGCCGCTTCCATGAGCGAATCTTCGTCAATACCCGGAGCAAAGCTGATTTGCCCCTTGCGCTCGAACAGGTAGGCCACCGAACCGTCGGTACCCAGGTTACCGCCACATTTGGTGAAGGCATGGCGTACGGCCGCTGCGGTACGGTTGCGGTTGTCGGTCATGGCTTCGACCATGATGGCCACACCGCCCGGGCCGTAACCTTCGTAGCTCAGCTCTTCGACGTTATCGTTTTCGTTGGTACCCGCACCGCGGGCAACCGCCCGATCGATGATGTCGCGGCTCATGTTGGCGCCCAACGCCTTGTCCAGCGCCAGACGCAGGCGTGGGTTGGAGGCCGGATCAGGCCCGCCTTGCTTGGCGGCGACCGTCAACTCGCGGATCCACTTGGTGAAGATCTTGCCTCTCTTGGCATCCTGGCGCTCTTTGCGGTGCTTGATGTTCGCCCACTTGGAATGACCAGCCATATCGACTCCAAAATCCTTGAAACAGAAACAAGTTCCGCCCCGTAGGGCGGAACGCGTGAGATCTTGCGCCGAAGCGCATGGGCGCAACCTTGCGGGTGCGCCCGCGGCCCGCTTACTCGACCTTGGTCTGCTCGCGCAGACGAATGTGCAGCTCGCGCAGGGCCTTGGCGTCGACCATGCCAGGGGCCTGGGTCATGACGCACGCGGCGCTCTGGGTTTTCGGGAAGGCGATCACTTCACGGATCGACTGGGCGCCGGTCATCAGCATGACCAGACGATCCAGACCAAAGGCCAGGCCGCCGTGTGGCGGAGCACCGAACTTCAGGGCGTCGAGCAGGAAGCCGAACTTCTCTTCCTGTTCTGCAGCCTCGATGCCCAGCAGGCGGAACACCGCCTGTTGCATCTCTTTGCGGTGGATACGAATAGAACCGCCACCCAGTTCGGTACCGTTGAGGACCATGTCGTAGGCACGGGACAGGGCCGTGGCCGGGTTGGCCTCGAGCTCTTCCGGGGTGCACTTCGGCGCGGTGAACGGGTGGTGCAATGCGGTGAAGCTGCCGTCTTCGTTCTCTTCGAACATCGGGAAGTCGACCACCCACATCGGTGCCCACTCACAGGTCAGCAGCTCGAAGTCGTGACCCAGGCGGATACGCAGCGCGCCCAGGGCTTCGCTGACGACCTTGAACTTGTCGGCACCGAAGAACACGATGTCGCCGTCAACCGCGCCAACGCGATCGAGGATGTTGTTCAGGTTGGCCTCAGGAATGTTCTTGACGATCGGCGACTGCAGACCTTCGACGCCCTTCGCACGCTCGTTGACCTTGATGTACGCCAGGCCCTTGGCACCGTAGATGCCAACGAACTTGGTGTACTCGTCGATCTTGCTGCGCGGCATGCTGGCACCGCCCGGCAGGCGCAGCGCGGTCACGCGGCACTTCGGATCGTTGGCCGGGCCGGCGAAGACCTTGAAGTCGACGTCTTTCAGCTGGTCGGCAACGTCAACCAGTTCCAGCGGAATACGCAGGTCCGGCTTGTCGGAACCGTAGCGACGCATGGCCTCTTCGAAGGTCATGTGCGGGAACTCGCCGAACTCCAGGTCCAGCACTTCCTTGAACAGCTTGCGGATCATGCTCTCGGTGAGGCCCATGATCTCGGCTTCGTTCAGGAAGCTGGTTTCGATGTCGATCTGGGTGAATTCCGGCTGACGGTCGGCACGCAGGTCCTCGTCACGGAAGCACTTGGCGATCTGGTAGTAGCGGTCGAAACCGGCCACCATCAGCAGCTGCTTGAACAGCTGCGGCGACTGCGGCAGGGCAAAGAAGCTGCCAGCGTGGGTACGGCTAGGTACCAGGTAGTCGCGCGCGCCTTCCGGAGTGGCACGGGTGAGGATCGGCGTCTCGACGTCGAGGAAGCCGTTCTCGTCGAGGAAGCGACGGATGCTGCTGGTGATGCGCGAACGCAGGCGCAGCTTGTCGGCCATTTCCGGACGACGCAGGTCGATGAAGCGGTAACGCAGGCGGGTTTCTTCGCCCACGTCGGAGTATTCGTTCAACGGGAACGGCGGGGTTTCCGCTTCGTTAAGCACGTTGAGCTGGTAGCCGAGGATCTCGATGGCGCCGGACGCCATGTTGGCGTTCACCGCACCTTCCGGACGCTTGCGCACCTTGCCGGTGATCTGCACGACGTACTCGCTGCGCACACGGTCGGCAGCGGCGAAGGTTTCGGCGCGATCCGGGTCGAACACGACCTGGGCCATGCCTTCGCGGTCACGGATATCGAGGAAGATCACCCCGCCGTGGTCGCGGCGACGATGGACCCAGCCGCAAAGGGTGACTTCCTGGCCGTCCAGGCTCTCGTTCAGTTGGCCGCAATAATGGCTGCGCATCATGATGGTGGTTTCGCTTCTCGTGATTCGTGTATTCGGTGGAGGCCTTGGCCGCCCAGAGGGCTAATACTGCAAGACCCGACTACTGCAATTCAACTCAGTCGGCCTTGTCGCCGCCTGCCAGATTCTTTTTTGCCCCGGTCTTGAAGTCGGTTTCGTACCAACCGTTACCGCTCAGGCGAAAGCCGGGTACCGACAGCAGCTTCTTCAACGCTGGCGCCTGGCACGCCGGGCAATCGGTCAGCGGCGCGGCGCTGATCTTCTGCAACACTTCCATCCGGTGATCGCAGGATGCACATTGATAGTCATACAGGGGCATGGGTGTCTCTCGTCAACCACAACGCAGGCTGCCGGGGCAGCAAAAAGCGGGATTATATATGGTTAACAGGCGCTGCGCAGCCCGCCCGGCGATCAGCGTACGTTGGGCGGCTCAAGCAGCCAGGCGACACAGATCACCCGAATCAGGCCACTGAAGTTCCTGACACCGCCCTGACGCAGGTGCACTTCGCGGTCAACGTACGACAGCACGGCACTCACCGAACAGCCATTGGCCTCGGCAATACGCTCAAGGATACGCCAGTAGACAGCCTCGAGGCGCAAGCAGGTGGAAAATCCGTTGAGCCGCACCGAACGTGATACCGGCCTGACCTGCAACATGTCGAAATCGGCCTTGAACGGGTCAACGCACTGCCTCCCCGGCCACCGCCCCTGATTACCCCCTCGCTTTATCACTTGCGTCACATCTTGCATCGGGCCACTCCACCGTCACGGGAACTCACCCGCAATGAAGCCCGTGACATCTGGCGCAGAGCAGCGGCAAGGGTTTCCCGTCAAAACGAAAAAGCCCGGCTGTGCATGACACAACCGGGCCTGGGTAACGCTCCGACGCAGAAAAGCGACTATTTGCCGTCCAACAAAACCCGCAGCATCCAGGCAGTTTTCTCGTGCACCTGCATGCGCTGGGTCAACAGATCGGCGGTTGGCTCGTCACTGACTTTGTCCACGACCGGGAAGATGCTGCGCGCTGTGCGCACCACCGCCTCCTGCCCCTGCACCAGCTGTCGGATCATCTCGTCCGCCGCAGGCACCCCTTCCTCCTCCTTGATCGAGGAATGTCGAGCATAAAAGGCATAGGAACCCGGCGCCGGGAAGCCCAAGGCGCGAATTCGCTCGGCGATCGAGTCGACGGCCAGCGCCAACTCGTTGTACTGCTCCTCGAACATCAGATGCAGGGTACGGAAGGACGGCCCAGTGACGTTCCAGTGAAAGTTATGGGTTTTCAGATACAACACGTAGGTATCGGACAACAGGCGGGAAAGCCCTTCGACGATGGATTTACGATCTTCTTCAGAGATACCGATATCGATTGCCATGAAGTTCCCCTTTCCATAATGGCTTGATGAACAAGCGGGCCCGACACACTGTACCAACACTTCGCACAACCCGCATGTGACGCACGGCAATGGATCGGTGGCAACCGCCCGCGGTTTGAGAAGCCCCCGCCTTTGCTGTTAAATAGGCACCGTGCCACCCGTGCGGACTGTCATTGCCGGGTGCATAGGCTGGCCTGCCACGTGTTCGCGCTTTACACCTCATGCGCACCGTGCCGCCAGCTCTTCCTGTGATCGGCCTTATCAACTGTGAGCCAAACCATGTTCAAGATCGTCCATCTGGTGACGGGCGTAGCGGCTTTGCTGCTGTCGCTCATACCCGGCCTGAAAACCGATGCAACACCTTTCCTGCAACAACCCGACGCTGTCTACCTCGCCCTGCTCGGCCTGCTCAACCTGCTGCTCGCCCCGGTCGTGCCGCTGTACTACCGAGGTGCTCGCCAGCAATTGCAACACCTGGCGTGCGCCCTGCTGGTGGTCGCCGTGGTCCTGCAGACCCTGACGCTGCTGGCACGCCCGGAAATGGGCAACCTGGCCGCCCTGGTCTGCGCGGCACTGGCCGTCGCCCTGCACCTGGCCGCCGGCTTCGCCCGCAGCGGCCGAAAAAGCCGCAACACCCAGCAAGCACCCCAGGATGGCGGCAAGCGCGATACCGGCACCGTCAAGTGGTTCAATACCTCGAAGGGGTTTGGCTTCATCTCCCGCGACTCGGGTGACGATATTTTCGTGCACTTTCGCGCCATTCGCGGCGAAGGCCACCGCATTCTGGTCGAAGGCCAGCGCGTGGAATTCTCGGTGATGCACCGCGACAAAGGCCTGCAGGCCGAAGATGTGGTCGCGGTCACCCGCCGCTGACCAAACACGGCCCTGGCGCAAGTCCAGGGCCGTTCTGCTTCAATAGTGTGGCGGCGGCGCTTCTTCACCTTCGCTGCCATACTGCCCGACCATTTCCTCGTAGCGCTTGAGCAGCTCGGCCATCTGCAATTGCAGGCGTTCGATCACCCGCCCCTGCTCGACCACCACATCATTCAGCGCCTGGATAGTGTCATCCTGGAAAGCCTGACGGGTTTCCAGTTCGATGATGCGCGACTCTGCCAACATGTCAGGCCTCCTGATATCGGTCATCGAGCCGTGCACGCAGGCGCTGACGAATGGCATCGAGTTGGTCGGGGGTGTACTCGAGCGCAGGCACCTTGCCCCACACTGGCGCTGGCCAGGCCGCATCGCCATGTTGACGCACGATGACATGCATGTGCAGCTGGCTGACCACGTTACCCAACGTGGCGACGTTCATCTTGTCGGCAGCGAACTCACCCTTGAGCATTTCGGCCAGATAGGTGGTTTCCGTCCACAGCTGGGCCTGGTCTTCCTGACTCAAATCGAACAGCTCGCTCACCCCTACGCGCCTGGGCACCAATATGAACCAGGGATAATTGGCATCCTTGCTCAGCAGCACGCGGGACAGTGGAAAGTCCCCCAGCACCAGGGAATCCTGCTGCAAACGCGAATCCAGGACGAACACGGCAAACCTCCTAAGAAAACAGCCCCGTCGAATGCGGGAAAACCTGCGCAAGGATACCCTGCTTCGCCCCTCACGACATGCAACAGCTTGAATCGCGCCCACTTTCAGCTCACGTGAACGCTGCCCTTGCACGCATGCGGTAACACCGCGCTACTTTTCGCACCAAAATGATGCCAAAAACGTGAATGCCACCACACTTCCCCCACGCAAACGACTCAACTTGAACAATTGCCGGTAACACATTGACTTTTCAGGCAGCTTTTAAAAAATAGCCAACGGCCTTTTGTGGCACACCATCAGACACTTTTCACCCCGTGTTTGCGGGGCTTTCCCTCCCCCGGCACGAGGTTTTGTGAAAAATTCATGAAACGTTGCGAATTTTGAGCACGGTTGTTGCATTCCTTTCACGCCAAGTCGGCACGACACCTGCATTGACCAGGTGGACGCGACAAATAACAACAGCGGCATTGGAGGCACCAGGGAGTTTCTCGGACCGGGCTTTCTTATTACAGATTGGTTACGGCGACAGGAACAGCGCTGGCGTTATACGCCTCACTTGGGGAGGCGTGATTTG includes:
- the pal gene encoding peptidoglycan-associated lipoprotein Pal — encoded protein: MEMLKFGKFAALALAMAVAVGCSSKGGDNAGEGAVDPNAGYGANTGAVDGSLSEEAALRAITTFYFEYDSSDLKPEAMRALDVHAKDLKANGNRVVLEGNTDERGTREYNMALGERRAKAVQRYLVLQGVSPAQLELVSYGEERPVATGNDEQSWAQNRRVELRK
- the tolB gene encoding Tol-Pal system beta propeller repeat protein TolB, whose protein sequence is MLVMLCCVAGMAMAEEKNILVTSGSDRATPIAVVPFGLQGGSVLPEDMADIIGNDLRNSGYYSPIPRQNMISQPTQGSEVIFRDWKALGAQYVMVGSIVPSGGRLQVQYALFNVATEQQVLTGSVAGSTDQLRDMAHYIADQSFEKLTGIKGAFSTRMLYVTAERFSANNTRYTLQRSDYDGARAVTLLQSREPILSPRFAPDGKRIAYVSFEQKRPRIFVQNIDTGRREQVTNFEGLNGAPAWSPDGSRLAFVLSKDGNPDIYVMNVASRQISRVTAGPGINTEPFWGKDGNTLYFTSDRGGKPQIYKQSVGGGGAERVTFVGNYNANPKLSADEKTLVMIHRQQGFTNFKVAAQDLQRGSVKILSETSLDESPTVAPNGTMLIYATRQQGRGVLMLVSLNGRVRLPLPTAQGEVREPSWSPYLN
- the tolA gene encoding cell envelope integrity protein TolA, with the protein product MQQREPSASESYFWPSVWAIGLHVLVFAMLFVSFAMTPELPPSKPIVQATLYQLKSKSQATTQTNQKIAGEAKKTASRQTEVEQLEQKKVEQEAVKAAEQKKADAAQKAEEAREAAEAKKAEEAAKAAEAKKAAESKKAEEAKKAAEKQQADIAKKKAEEEAKKQAEEEAKKQAAEDAKKKAAEEAKKKAAEDAKKKAVAEEAKKKAAEEAKKKAAADAQKKKAQEAARKAAEDKKAQALAELLSDTTERQQALADEQGDQVAGDFDDLIRLRAAEGWARPPSARKGMTVTLQVNMLPDGTITGVNVIKSSGDGPFDSSAVAAVKNIGRLTEMQGMKPSDFNRYRSFKMTFTPEDLAL
- the tolR gene encoding protein TolR, which encodes MARVRHKRKPVAEMNVVPYIDVMLVLLVIFMVTAPMLNQGVKVDLPKVSSEALPQDNNVQVLTISIKADKTYYWNLGSEVDTDKQMDKAMTLPEMTSAVTKIIAAGRDQGKQTQVFIRGDKAVDYGAVMGAMGGLQKAGVGNVGLITEAP
- the tolQ gene encoding protein TolQ, with the protein product MEANVVDHTSMWSLVSNASIVVQLVMLALVAASVTSWIMIFQRSTMLRAGRRALDAFEERFWSGIDLSKLYRQAGSNPDPDSGVEQVFRAGFKEFSRLRQQPGVDPDAVMEGVGRAMRVAISREEEKLEQSLPFLATVGSTSPYIGLFGTVWGIMNSFRGLASAQQATLATVAPGIAEALIATAIGLFAAIPAVIAYNRFAARSEVLIGRYYTFADEFQAILHRKVHTSEE
- the ybgC gene encoding tol-pal system-associated acyl-CoA thioesterase yields the protein MRAQNGLEPFAHRCRVYYEDTDAGGVVYYVNYLKFMERARTERLRHLGFSQAQLAGENLLFVVHSSEARYHAPARLDDELRVTAQVLELNRASLRFVQQVWREKDETLLCEGQFLVAAVRADTFKPRAIPPELRDAFLADGTGTQSNAGE
- the ruvB gene encoding Holliday junction branch migration DNA helicase RuvB, whose amino-acid sequence is MIEADRLIAASGRDREEVQDRAIRPLRLDEYIGQPVVREQMALFIQAARGRNESLDHTLIFGPPGLGKTTLANIIAQEMGVSVKSTSGPILERPGDLAAMLTNLEPHDVLFIDEIHRLSPVVEEVLYPAMEDFQLDIMIGEGPAARSIKLDLPPFTLVGATTRAGMLTNPLRDRFGIVQRLEFYNNQDLATIVSRSANILGLSIEDQGAFEIARRARGTPRIANRLLRRVRDYAEVRGKGQITKAVADMALNLLDVDERGFDHSDRRLLLTMIEKFDGGPVGVDNLAAAISEERHTIEDVLEPYLIQQGYIMRTPRGRVVTRHAYLHFGLNVPGRLGEGADFSAPADE
- the ruvA gene encoding Holliday junction branch migration protein RuvA, translating into MIGRLRGTLAEKQPPHLIIDVNGVGYELEVPMTTLYRLPKVGEPVTVHTHLVVREDAHLLYGFHEKRERELFRELIRLNGVGPKLALALMSGLEVDELVRCVQAQDASALVRVPGVGKKTAERLLVELKDRFKAWETSPAMFTLVSDGPVPVSGASSAEADAVSALVSLGYKPQEASKAVSAIKDKAGLSSEELIRRSLKGMITK